A single region of the Nisaea sediminum genome encodes:
- a CDS encoding polysaccharide deacetylase family protein yields MPDLTLTFDNGPEPEVTPRVLDILARRGLKTTFFVVGEKLEDPARLDLARRAHAEGHRIGNHTFTHTTPLGQMADSAAAVEELRRTDALVAKTGETGKLFRPFGGGGKLGPHLLSPPVVDFLHDKGYSCVLWNAIPRDWADPEGWVETALQQIAAQDHTLIVLHDLPTGAMDRLEEFLDKAEAAGVTFREDYPEDCVPMVAGKDVVPLDPFVATAA; encoded by the coding sequence ATGCCCGATCTTACGCTCACATTCGACAATGGACCGGAACCGGAGGTCACGCCCCGGGTTCTGGACATCCTCGCCCGCCGCGGTCTCAAGACGACCTTTTTCGTCGTCGGAGAAAAGCTGGAGGACCCGGCACGCCTCGATCTCGCGAGACGCGCTCACGCCGAAGGCCACCGCATCGGCAATCACACTTTCACCCACACGACGCCGCTCGGCCAGATGGCGGACAGCGCGGCCGCCGTCGAGGAACTGCGGCGCACCGACGCGCTGGTCGCGAAGACCGGCGAGACCGGCAAGCTGTTCCGTCCGTTCGGCGGCGGCGGCAAGCTCGGTCCGCATCTGCTGAGCCCGCCGGTCGTCGATTTCCTGCATGACAAGGGCTATAGCTGCGTGCTCTGGAACGCGATCCCGCGCGACTGGGCCGACCCGGAAGGCTGGGTCGAGACGGCGCTGCAGCAGATCGCGGCGCAGGACCACACCCTGATCGTGCTGCACGACCTGCCGACCGGCGCCATGGACCGGCTGGAGGAGTTCCTCGACAAGGCCGAAGCCGCCGGCGTCACCTTCCGCGAGGACTATCCGGAAGACTGCGTGCCGATGGTGGCGGGCAAGGATGTCGTGCCGCTCGATCCGTTCGTCGCGACCGCCGCCTGA
- a CDS encoding efflux RND transporter permease subunit: protein MASFFIDRPIFAWVVAIFIMLAGVIAIPFLPVAQYPNVAPPQITVSTSYPGATPEDMYRSVTRPIEDELNGVPGLLYFESTSDSSGQISLTVTFEPGTDVAEAQVEVQNRISRVEARLPSSVSRQGMRIERAGTGFLLVITLTSTDGTMDQIALGDYLSRNVEGEIRRIAGVGNTRLFSTQQAMRIWLDPDKMLGLSLTTEDVLNAIEAQNAQVAAGRIGAKPVEAGQQIAASVLVKGQLRTPEEFGAIVLRADIGGATVRLRDVARIEIGGESYTSAARLEGQPSAAMGVQLTPDGNALETAKAIEAKMEELARYFPDSVEYKIPYNTAPFVEISIEKVLHTLIEAIALVFVVMFLFLQSFRYTVIPTLVVPVALLGTCAVMYAAGFSINVLTMFAMVLAIGILVDDAIVVVENVERIMSEEGLSPRDATRKAMKQITGAVIGITLVLTAVFVPMAFFPGAVGVIYQQFSLTMVVSILFSGFLALSLTPALCASFLKPVEAGHSHAKRGFFGWFNRGFDRTARGYSSVVGRIASRAGRFMVIYVALVAGLGWAWVQLPSAFIPNEDQGYLLVNIQAPAEASANRTLGVIEQVEDAFIGQEGVNTIVTVSGFSFSGTGENAGIAFVPLKDWSERGPENSAAAIAGRTNGRLFGIKDALVFALSPPPIRGLGNSSGFDFRLQDRGGLGHTALVEGTGRLMAAARQSPVLTGVRISGLPDAPQINLVVDREKANTFGVTFADINNTISTHLGSKYVNDFPNAGRMQRVTVQAEQATRMKTEEILDLTVRNTHGGMVPLSNFATVEWEQGAAQVVGYNGYPAIRISGQAAPGYSSGEAISEMERLVADLGPGFGYEWTGQSLQEIQSGAQAPLLIGLSVLFVFLLLAALYESWSIPLSVMLVVPLGAIGSVAAVMARDMPNDVYFLVGLIAIIGLSAKNAILIVEFAKDLRAEGQSLLDATIEAARLRFRPILMTSLAFSFGVLPLAIATGASAASQNAIGTGVLGGMISATVLAVFFVPVFFVFVMRLFSRKKAEDAAPEAAE from the coding sequence ATGGCAAGCTTCTTCATCGACCGGCCGATCTTCGCCTGGGTCGTCGCGATCTTTATCATGCTGGCAGGCGTGATCGCGATCCCGTTCCTGCCGGTGGCACAGTACCCGAACGTCGCCCCGCCGCAGATCACCGTCAGCACCAGCTATCCGGGCGCGACGCCCGAGGACATGTACCGCAGCGTCACCCGTCCGATCGAGGACGAGCTGAACGGCGTGCCGGGGCTACTCTATTTCGAGTCGACGTCTGACTCCTCCGGACAGATCAGCCTCACCGTCACCTTCGAGCCCGGCACCGATGTCGCCGAGGCCCAGGTCGAGGTGCAGAACCGGATCAGCCGCGTCGAGGCGCGGCTGCCCTCCTCGGTCTCCCGCCAGGGCATGCGGATCGAGCGCGCCGGCACTGGCTTCCTGCTCGTCATCACCCTGACCTCGACCGACGGCACGATGGACCAGATCGCGCTCGGCGATTATCTCAGCCGCAATGTCGAGGGCGAGATCCGGCGCATCGCCGGGGTCGGCAACACGCGTCTCTTCTCGACCCAGCAGGCCATGCGGATCTGGCTCGATCCGGACAAGATGCTCGGCCTCAGCCTGACGACCGAGGACGTGCTCAACGCGATCGAGGCGCAGAACGCCCAGGTCGCCGCCGGGCGGATCGGCGCGAAGCCGGTCGAGGCCGGCCAGCAGATCGCGGCCAGCGTACTGGTGAAGGGCCAGCTCCGGACGCCGGAGGAATTCGGCGCCATCGTGCTGCGAGCGGATATCGGAGGCGCGACGGTCCGGCTCCGGGACGTGGCGCGGATCGAGATCGGCGGCGAGTCCTATACCTCCGCTGCCAGGCTTGAGGGACAGCCGTCCGCCGCTATGGGCGTTCAGCTCACGCCCGACGGCAACGCGCTCGAGACCGCGAAGGCGATCGAGGCGAAGATGGAGGAGCTGGCGCGCTACTTCCCCGACAGCGTCGAATACAAGATTCCCTACAACACCGCGCCTTTCGTCGAGATCTCCATCGAGAAGGTGCTGCACACGCTGATCGAGGCCATCGCCCTGGTCTTCGTTGTGATGTTCCTCTTCCTGCAGAGCTTCCGCTACACGGTGATCCCGACCCTCGTGGTCCCGGTCGCCCTGCTCGGAACCTGCGCGGTGATGTACGCGGCGGGCTTCTCTATCAACGTGCTCACCATGTTCGCCATGGTGCTGGCGATCGGCATCCTGGTCGACGACGCCATCGTCGTGGTCGAGAATGTCGAGCGCATCATGAGCGAGGAAGGTCTCTCGCCGAGGGACGCGACCCGCAAGGCGATGAAGCAGATCACCGGCGCCGTCATCGGCATCACGCTGGTGCTGACCGCCGTCTTCGTGCCGATGGCCTTCTTCCCCGGCGCGGTGGGCGTGATCTACCAGCAGTTCAGCCTGACCATGGTGGTCTCGATCCTGTTCTCGGGCTTCCTCGCACTGTCGCTGACGCCGGCGCTCTGCGCCAGCTTCCTGAAGCCGGTCGAGGCCGGACATTCCCACGCCAAGCGCGGCTTCTTCGGCTGGTTCAACCGGGGCTTCGACCGCACCGCACGCGGCTACAGCTCCGTCGTCGGCCGGATCGCATCGCGCGCCGGCCGTTTCATGGTGATCTACGTCGCCCTCGTCGCCGGGCTCGGCTGGGCCTGGGTCCAGTTGCCGAGCGCCTTCATCCCGAACGAGGACCAGGGCTACCTGCTGGTGAATATTCAGGCCCCGGCGGAGGCGAGCGCGAACCGCACGCTGGGCGTGATCGAGCAGGTCGAGGACGCCTTCATCGGCCAGGAAGGCGTGAACACCATCGTCACCGTCTCCGGCTTCAGCTTCTCCGGCACCGGCGAGAATGCCGGCATCGCCTTCGTCCCGCTGAAGGACTGGAGCGAGCGCGGACCGGAAAATTCGGCCGCCGCCATCGCCGGTAGGACCAACGGCCGGCTGTTCGGCATCAAGGACGCATTGGTCTTCGCGCTCTCCCCGCCGCCGATCCGCGGTCTCGGCAATTCGAGCGGTTTCGATTTCCGTCTGCAGGACCGCGGCGGCCTGGGGCACACGGCTCTGGTCGAGGGCACCGGCCGCCTGATGGCCGCGGCGCGGCAGAGCCCGGTCCTGACCGGCGTCCGTATCTCCGGCCTGCCGGACGCGCCGCAGATCAATCTCGTCGTGGACCGGGAGAAGGCGAACACCTTCGGCGTCACCTTCGCGGATATCAACAACACGATCTCGACTCATCTCGGCTCGAAATACGTCAACGACTTCCCGAATGCCGGCCGCATGCAGCGTGTGACCGTGCAGGCGGAACAGGCAACCCGCATGAAGACCGAGGAGATCCTCGACCTCACCGTGCGCAACACCCATGGCGGCATGGTGCCGCTCTCCAACTTCGCGACCGTGGAGTGGGAACAGGGCGCGGCCCAGGTGGTCGGCTATAATGGTTATCCCGCGATCCGGATCAGCGGCCAGGCGGCGCCCGGCTATTCCTCCGGCGAGGCGATCTCGGAAATGGAGCGGCTGGTCGCCGATCTCGGCCCCGGCTTCGGCTATGAGTGGACCGGCCAGTCGCTGCAGGAGATCCAGTCAGGTGCCCAGGCACCGCTGCTGATCGGCCTCAGCGTGCTCTTCGTCTTCCTGCTGCTGGCGGCGCTTTACGAGAGCTGGTCGATCCCGCTTTCGGTCATGCTGGTGGTCCCGCTCGGCGCGATCGGATCGGTCGCCGCGGTGATGGCCCGCGACATGCCGAACGACGTCTATTTCCTCGTCGGCCTGATTGCGATCATCGGGCTCTCGGCGAAGAACGCGATCCTGATCGTGGAGTTCGCCAAGGATCTCCGGGCCGAGGGCCAGTCGCTGCTCGATGCCACCATCGAGGCGGCCCGCCTGCGCTTCAGGCCGATCCTGATGACCTCCCTCGCCTTCTCCTTCGGCGTGCTGCCGCTGGCGATCGCGACAGGGGCGAGCGCCGCGAGCCAGAACGCGATCGGCACCGGCGTCCTCGGCGGGATGATCTCGGCCACAGTGCTCGCCGTGTTCTTCGTACCGGTCTTCTTCGTCTTCGTGATGCGGCTGTTCAGCCGGAAGAAGGCGGAAGACGCGGCACCGGAAGCGGCAGAGTAA
- a CDS encoding PAS domain-containing protein has protein sequence MAEQHGRVEQNVEPEFNDPSKQRIDEAARHIVAGLPFGSIDPRCTELWFADEKRDLPEPKLRFLLDYWLNLRETLGGLPGRKDIDILELRQAIGNIMMLEPLDDGFDARYRVYGTGIADYAGNDWTGQTVSELALKTGTPSALLYRACYLAAYRTCRPIYSEHVSAAWLSPKAWRRLILPYGRRESGCDGFMVGNIPVEPRAIGDGAAARSLIYRNR, from the coding sequence TTGGCCGAGCAGCATGGTCGCGTCGAACAGAACGTCGAGCCCGAATTCAACGATCCGTCGAAGCAGCGGATCGATGAGGCGGCTCGGCATATTGTTGCTGGCCTGCCTTTTGGGTCGATAGACCCTCGATGCACAGAACTCTGGTTCGCTGACGAGAAGCGTGACCTACCCGAGCCCAAGCTCCGGTTCCTGCTCGATTACTGGCTGAACCTGCGGGAGACGCTTGGCGGTCTGCCGGGGCGCAAGGATATCGACATTCTTGAACTGCGGCAGGCAATCGGGAACATCATGATGCTCGAACCTCTGGATGACGGGTTCGATGCGCGGTACCGGGTCTATGGTACCGGGATCGCCGATTACGCAGGCAATGACTGGACCGGGCAGACCGTTTCCGAACTTGCGCTAAAGACCGGCACGCCTTCGGCATTGCTTTACCGCGCCTGCTATCTCGCCGCTTACCGGACCTGCCGGCCGATTTACTCCGAACATGTTTCGGCGGCATGGCTCTCGCCGAAGGCGTGGCGCCGCCTCATCCTGCCCTATGGCCGGCGCGAGTCCGGCTGTGACGGCTTCATGGTCGGGAACATTCCGGTCGAGCCGCGGGCGATCGGAGACGGAGCCGCTGCACGAAGTCTGATTTATCGGAACCGATAG
- a CDS encoding SDR family oxidoreductase, translating to MIELNGKTALVTGANRGIGKAFVEALLAAGAAKVYAAARKPETLEALVEAHDGRVVPVTLDITDREQVAAAADRLTDLDLLINNAGIAHFEGLLAPRNPDAARAEMETNYFGLLNMVQAFAPVLGANGGGAIVNLASIVSHVSFPALGSYSASKAAAHSLTQGIRGELKAQGTHVLGVYPGPVDTDMGAAVEMEKTPPAVVAKAVLDALEAGEEDVYPDPTAQHLHRSLMEDAKAVERETSAMLPAA from the coding sequence ATGATCGAATTGAATGGAAAGACAGCGCTCGTGACCGGCGCGAACCGCGGCATCGGCAAGGCTTTCGTGGAGGCCCTGCTCGCGGCCGGCGCGGCGAAAGTCTATGCCGCGGCAAGGAAGCCCGAAACGCTCGAGGCTCTGGTCGAAGCACATGACGGGCGGGTCGTCCCCGTCACGCTCGATATCACGGACAGGGAGCAGGTAGCAGCCGCCGCAGACCGGCTCACCGATCTCGACCTGCTGATCAACAATGCCGGCATCGCGCATTTCGAAGGACTCCTCGCCCCGAGAAATCCGGACGCCGCCCGCGCGGAAATGGAGACCAACTATTTCGGCCTCCTCAACATGGTACAGGCCTTCGCACCGGTCCTCGGCGCCAACGGAGGCGGCGCCATCGTCAATCTCGCCTCGATCGTCAGTCATGTGAGCTTTCCGGCACTCGGCTCCTACAGCGCCTCCAAGGCCGCGGCCCACTCCCTCACTCAGGGCATTCGCGGCGAATTGAAGGCGCAGGGGACGCATGTCCTCGGCGTTTATCCGGGCCCGGTCGACACCGACATGGGGGCCGCCGTCGAAATGGAGAAGACACCGCCCGCCGTCGTGGCAAAGGCCGTCCTCGACGCCCTCGAAGCCGGCGAGGAGGATGTCTATCCGGACCCGACTGCCCAGCACCTCCACCGATCGCTCATGGAAGACGCCAAGGCGGTCGAACGCGAGACGTCCGCGATGCTGCCGGCGGCATGA
- a CDS encoding GFA family protein — protein sequence MENGKRVREGECLCGAVRFEVVGDLGDVVACHCTMCRKQTGHFWASTDVRKDALTITESRGLKWFRSSPGIRRGFCSECGSTIFFDRDEGLSISISGGVLEGDTGVATRAHIYCADKGDYYEIADGVPQFPASDR from the coding sequence ATGGAGAATGGGAAGAGGGTGCGGGAAGGCGAGTGTCTTTGCGGCGCCGTCCGTTTCGAGGTGGTCGGCGACCTTGGTGATGTGGTCGCCTGTCACTGCACGATGTGCCGCAAGCAGACCGGACATTTCTGGGCCTCGACCGACGTGCGCAAGGACGCTCTGACGATCACCGAGTCGCGCGGTCTCAAATGGTTCCGCTCGAGCCCGGGGATCCGGCGCGGCTTCTGCAGCGAATGCGGCTCGACGATCTTCTTCGATCGGGACGAGGGACTGTCGATCTCGATCTCCGGCGGCGTTCTGGAGGGCGATACGGGGGTTGCGACCCGGGCCCATATCTACTGCGCGGACAAGGGCGACTATTACGAGATCGCGGACGGCGTACCGCAGTTTCCGGCGAGCGACCGCTAG
- a CDS encoding TetR/AcrR family transcriptional regulator → MVGRPRTIDREAVLDAAQTVAARDGAAYLTLEAVATEAGISKASVLYDYKNKQALMKAMIERRIAAEDARIEEIKSRLGPDAPNAAIRSRLIAESRELSDEDRAVTLSLCASVAGDADLREPVREMMARRVTRVRDTSENPRGAMLAFLAIEGLMALEWLSLYEWPSEERRRLMSEIHWLVDQKPEEIPCDEATGSA, encoded by the coding sequence ATGGTCGGACGTCCGAGAACGATAGACAGGGAAGCGGTGCTGGATGCCGCCCAGACGGTCGCAGCCCGCGACGGCGCGGCCTATCTGACCCTGGAAGCGGTGGCGACCGAGGCCGGAATCAGCAAGGCCAGCGTGCTCTACGACTACAAGAACAAGCAGGCGCTGATGAAGGCGATGATCGAACGACGCATTGCAGCGGAAGACGCCCGCATCGAAGAAATCAAGAGCCGCCTCGGACCGGACGCGCCGAATGCCGCGATCCGCTCACGCCTGATCGCCGAGTCCCGCGAACTCTCGGACGAGGACCGGGCTGTCACCCTGAGCCTCTGCGCCAGCGTCGCGGGCGACGCCGACCTCCGGGAGCCGGTCCGCGAGATGATGGCGCGGCGCGTAACCCGCGTGCGCGACACCTCGGAAAACCCGCGCGGCGCGATGCTGGCATTCCTTGCCATCGAAGGCCTAATGGCGCTCGAATGGCTCAGCCTTTATGAGTGGCCGAGCGAAGAGCGCCGCAGGCTCATGTCCGAGATCCACTGGCTCGTGGATCAGAAACCCGAAGAAATTCCCTGCGACGAAGCAACGGGCTCCGCCTGA
- a CDS encoding homocysteine S-methyltransferase family protein → MQNIERLMNAKTPFLTDGGFETWLFFQQGFSAPEFAAVVLLDEEEARAAMRRYFDGFLEMAEAAGTGYVLDTNSWRAATAWGPKLGKSEGDMLRLTKDAVSFAREIRRNWQGRVSPILVNGVVGPLGDGYAPDRLPSAEEARRMHLPQIEAMCETGVDMVSAITMTNIPEAVGVADACAASGIPVVVSFTVETDGRLPTGEHLGEAILRADAAASREPLYYMVNCAHPDHFHPALSTGEEWLGRIGGVRANASRLSHAELDVAEELDEGNPEEFGRLHAELSRALPGLKVVGGCCGTDHRHVGCVSQHLHGKRAAA, encoded by the coding sequence ATGCAGAATATTGAACGTTTGATGAACGCGAAGACCCCGTTCCTGACGGATGGCGGTTTCGAGACCTGGCTGTTTTTCCAGCAGGGCTTCTCGGCGCCGGAGTTCGCCGCGGTCGTGCTGTTGGACGAGGAAGAGGCCCGGGCGGCGATGCGGCGCTATTTCGACGGGTTCCTGGAAATGGCGGAGGCCGCCGGGACCGGTTACGTGCTCGATACGAACTCGTGGCGCGCCGCGACCGCCTGGGGGCCGAAGCTCGGCAAATCCGAAGGCGACATGCTGCGGCTGACCAAAGACGCCGTCTCGTTCGCGCGGGAGATCCGGCGCAACTGGCAGGGACGGGTGTCGCCGATCCTCGTGAACGGGGTGGTCGGTCCGCTCGGAGACGGCTACGCGCCGGACCGGTTGCCGTCCGCGGAAGAGGCGAGGCGGATGCATCTGCCGCAGATCGAGGCGATGTGCGAGACGGGGGTGGACATGGTATCCGCTATTACCATGACGAACATTCCGGAAGCCGTCGGTGTCGCGGATGCATGTGCCGCATCCGGGATTCCGGTCGTCGTGTCCTTCACGGTCGAAACGGACGGGCGCCTGCCGACAGGGGAGCATCTCGGCGAGGCGATCCTGCGCGCCGACGCGGCCGCCTCTCGGGAACCGCTCTACTACATGGTCAATTGCGCTCACCCGGATCACTTTCACCCGGCTTTGTCGACAGGCGAGGAGTGGTTGGGCCGAATTGGAGGTGTGCGGGCGAACGCTTCCCGCTTGAGCCATGCGGAGCTTGATGTCGCGGAAGAACTGGATGAGGGCAATCCGGAAGAGTTCGGTCGTCTCCATGCTGAGCTGAGCCGCGCTCTTCCCGGTCTCAAGGTCGTGGGCGGGTGCTGTGGCACGGATCACAGGCACGTCGGATGCGTATCGCAACATCTTCACGGCAAGCGGGCCGCCGCCTAA
- a CDS encoding efflux RND transporter periplasmic adaptor subunit: MPSAKHLRIFAVALSAIVLLSACDEAAQTNQAAAPKARPAMPVGTIVAAAEDIPIVNDLPGRIAPTEIAEVRPRVSGLLIKRIFQQGALVEAGDVLYRIDPAPFKIQVDSARATLARAESVQKRARLEADRQTELRTRKVSSAQQLDNAIAALAQADADVAAARAGLASAELDLQYTEVKAPIGGRIGRALVTEGALVGTSSEEPLAVIRQLDPVYADFTQSAKQLRALRAGIKAGNVSLSEDGAATIRLNFDDGAAYPLTGRLLLQESTVDSTTGQITLRGEFPNPDFSLLPGMYVRVQIEQGIRRNAVAVPQQAIQRDTAGKARVYVVKDDMTLELRYVELGAATGNRWIVESGIAVGEQVVVEGFQKVGPGAPVAPKPWEPKPQQQAAAGKQ; the protein is encoded by the coding sequence ATGCCTTCCGCAAAGCACCTACGGATCTTTGCCGTTGCGCTCTCCGCGATTGTCCTTCTCTCCGCCTGCGACGAGGCCGCGCAGACCAATCAGGCCGCGGCCCCGAAAGCGCGTCCGGCCATGCCTGTGGGCACGATCGTCGCTGCCGCCGAGGATATTCCCATTGTCAACGACCTGCCCGGCCGCATCGCCCCGACCGAGATTGCCGAGGTCCGTCCGCGGGTCTCCGGCCTGCTGATCAAGCGGATCTTCCAGCAGGGTGCGCTGGTCGAAGCCGGCGACGTGCTCTACCGGATCGATCCGGCACCGTTCAAAATTCAGGTCGACAGCGCCCGCGCGACCCTGGCACGCGCCGAGTCCGTCCAGAAACGGGCACGGCTCGAGGCCGACCGCCAGACCGAATTGCGGACCCGGAAGGTGTCGAGCGCACAGCAGCTCGACAACGCCATCGCCGCCCTTGCTCAGGCCGATGCGGACGTTGCGGCGGCGCGCGCTGGACTCGCCTCGGCCGAACTCGACCTGCAATATACCGAGGTGAAGGCGCCAATCGGCGGCCGGATCGGGCGGGCGCTGGTAACCGAAGGCGCTCTGGTCGGAACCAGCAGCGAGGAACCTCTCGCGGTGATCCGCCAGCTTGACCCGGTCTATGCGGACTTCACCCAGTCCGCGAAACAGCTTCGCGCGCTTCGCGCCGGCATCAAAGCGGGCAATGTCTCTCTCTCCGAGGACGGTGCGGCGACGATCCGTCTCAATTTCGACGACGGAGCGGCTTACCCCCTGACCGGCCGCCTCCTGCTGCAGGAGAGCACAGTCGATTCGACGACCGGCCAGATCACCCTGCGCGGCGAGTTTCCCAACCCCGACTTCTCATTGCTGCCCGGTATGTATGTCCGCGTGCAGATCGAGCAGGGCATCCGGCGCAATGCCGTCGCCGTCCCGCAGCAGGCCATCCAGCGCGACACCGCCGGCAAGGCCCGGGTCTATGTCGTGAAGGACGACATGACACTGGAGCTTCGCTACGTCGAGCTCGGCGCGGCCACGGGGAACCGCTGGATCGTCGAGAGCGGTATCGCCGTCGGCGAGCAGGTCGTCGTCGAAGGATTCCAGAAGGTCGGTCCGGGGGCGCCGGTGGCGCCGAAGCCGTGGGAGCCGAAACCTCAGCAGCAAGCCGCCGCCGGCAAGCAGTAA
- a CDS encoding TetR/AcrR family transcriptional regulator gives MTRGRPRKTDPDAALESITKVFWEQGYEGASLGDLTRASGMAKPGLYAAFGDKEAMFAKALTHYYCDTGASLMADLVDSPDPLRDVLRRFFVSVVEMARDPDCPSGCFVVNSLVESGSMPRGLVALSRDFDRRRREAFRKRFRAARDAGELPPDADADALADFFASQVLALAVMVRADTEFDTVMRTIDVALSVLPGRPAPDRPD, from the coding sequence ATGACGCGTGGGAGGCCTCGGAAGACGGATCCGGATGCCGCGCTTGAGAGCATCACCAAGGTGTTCTGGGAGCAGGGCTACGAGGGCGCGTCGCTTGGCGACTTGACGAGGGCCTCCGGCATGGCCAAGCCGGGCCTCTACGCCGCTTTCGGCGACAAGGAGGCGATGTTCGCCAAGGCGCTCACGCACTATTACTGCGACACGGGCGCGTCCCTGATGGCCGACCTTGTCGACTCCCCGGATCCTCTGCGCGACGTGCTGCGGCGCTTTTTCGTTAGCGTCGTGGAGATGGCGCGGGATCCGGACTGTCCCAGCGGATGCTTCGTCGTGAATTCTCTGGTGGAGAGCGGCAGCATGCCGCGAGGGCTGGTGGCGCTCAGCCGGGACTTCGATCGCAGGCGGCGCGAAGCGTTCCGCAAGCGATTCCGGGCGGCAAGGGATGCGGGCGAACTGCCGCCGGACGCCGACGCCGATGCGCTGGCGGATTTCTTCGCCAGTCAGGTGCTGGCCCTCGCGGTCATGGTGCGCGCAGATACCGAGTTCGATACCGTGATGCGCACGATTGACGTGGCGTTGTCGGTATTGCCGGGACGACCCGCGCCGGATCGTCCCGACTGA
- a CDS encoding protoglobin domain-containing protein, translated as MNSGHASLNADDRISFLQIDKNARALLRDFRPVLERNLGAILDKFYAHVLTVPKLSEMFVSEDRVRHAREAQSNHWKRLFSGEFGNEYFDSIQRIGRVHNRLGLEPRWYIGGYAIATAELHRLAIDHCMSGWRRKGAAQKAVSLVQAIDKAVMLDMDLAISVYLEEQSNDFRKRLEALSDQFEASITGVSDNLLESAAQLSDRSSTMTAGARECLELTKDASRGAGQASENVQSVASAAEELSASIGEISHQLSESNKIAREASEAVETTKLTVEGLNQAAAKISGVVSLIQDIAEQTNLLALNATIEAARAGEAGKGFAVVASEVKALANQTSSATDEISEQISGMQQVAEETRNGIENISSAMTKVGDSSAAISAAVEEQDAVTREISQSAAEAHRGTAEVQQAVRAAEESVTRSASLSEMVSESASYVTDQAGELKAESGDFIEKIRRADRRDEGRSERSEPVSVEIDGTVFDGNMKDHSSKGLSVRMDTSGIRIGATGKILSGSFGRGERIEVVGKTPVQVSLKIV; from the coding sequence ATGAATAGTGGCCACGCGTCGCTAAATGCCGATGATCGTATTTCTTTTTTGCAGATCGATAAGAATGCGCGGGCGCTGTTGCGGGACTTTCGGCCGGTGCTGGAGCGCAATCTCGGTGCGATTCTCGACAAGTTCTACGCCCATGTCCTGACGGTGCCGAAACTTTCCGAGATGTTCGTGTCGGAAGATCGGGTGCGGCACGCCCGAGAGGCACAGAGCAATCACTGGAAACGCCTGTTCTCCGGGGAATTCGGAAACGAGTATTTCGACTCGATCCAGCGTATCGGACGCGTTCACAATCGTCTCGGGCTTGAACCGCGCTGGTACATCGGAGGCTACGCCATAGCGACGGCGGAGCTGCACCGGCTTGCGATCGATCACTGCATGTCCGGCTGGCGCCGCAAGGGCGCGGCGCAGAAGGCCGTTTCACTGGTGCAGGCGATCGACAAGGCGGTCATGCTGGACATGGACCTCGCCATATCCGTCTACTTGGAAGAGCAGTCGAACGACTTCCGCAAACGCCTTGAGGCGCTCTCGGACCAATTCGAGGCCTCGATAACGGGTGTGTCCGATAACCTTCTGGAGTCGGCAGCCCAACTCTCCGATCGATCTTCGACCATGACGGCCGGAGCGCGCGAGTGTCTCGAACTGACCAAAGACGCGTCCCGTGGCGCGGGACAGGCGAGCGAGAACGTGCAGAGTGTGGCGTCGGCGGCCGAGGAACTTTCCGCATCGATCGGCGAGATTTCACACCAGCTTTCGGAGTCCAACAAGATCGCGCGGGAAGCTTCGGAAGCGGTGGAGACCACCAAGCTGACAGTGGAAGGACTGAATCAGGCGGCGGCGAAAATTTCCGGTGTCGTCAGTCTTATCCAGGATATTGCCGAGCAGACCAATCTGCTGGCTCTGAATGCCACAATCGAAGCCGCGCGCGCGGGCGAGGCCGGAAAGGGGTTCGCCGTTGTCGCTTCCGAGGTGAAGGCCCTCGCCAACCAGACGTCGAGCGCAACCGACGAGATCTCCGAGCAGATCTCCGGCATGCAGCAGGTCGCCGAGGAAACTCGCAACGGCATCGAGAACATTTCGTCTGCGATGACCAAAGTGGGAGATTCGTCCGCCGCGATCTCGGCTGCGGTCGAAGAACAGGACGCTGTCACCCGGGAAATCTCCCAGAGCGCTGCCGAGGCGCACCGGGGTACTGCCGAGGTTCAGCAGGCGGTGCGGGCGGCCGAGGAATCCGTTACCAGGTCCGCCAGCTTGTCGGAAATGGTCTCTGAGTCCGCTTCCTATGTCACCGACCAGGCGGGCGAGCTGAAAGCCGAAAGCGGGGATTTCATAGAAAAGATCCGTCGCGCCGACCGGCGGGACGAAGGCCGCAGCGAGCGTTCCGAACCGGTCTCTGTCGAGATCGACGGCACTGTCTTCGACGGGAATATGAAGGATCATTCGTCAAAGGGGCTGTCCGTCCGGATGGATACGAGCGGCATTAGAATTGGAGCCACCGGTAAAATCCTTTCCGGATCGTTTGGTCGTGGCGAGCGCATAGAGGTCGTTGGAAAAACGCCGGTACAAGTCAGCCTCAAGATCGTTTGA